A stretch of DNA from Catenulispora acidiphila DSM 44928:
CCGTCGGCGCGTCCACTCCCGGCTCCGGTACCAGCTCGACCGCCGCCGGTGGCGCGCCCAGCGCACCGAACTCAGCACCCAACACCGCCCCCACCAACGGCGCGCCGTCCACGGTGCCTACGAGTCCGCAGCAGTCGGTCACCCAGATCACCACGATCGTCACCACCCAGGTGACCGAGACCCGCACGAAGAACACCCTCATCACCATCGTCAACCAGCTGCGGGGCTCTGTGGTGGGCTCCAATGGCTACAACGAGGCGCTGGCTTCGCTCACGCATACCATCACCTCGCTGGAGAATCAGGGGTCGATCAGTCACTCGACCGCGGTGGCGCTGCGGCAGCAGGTCACGTATCTGCAGGGCTTCTCTGGAAGCTGATACAGGACCGCCTAAGGTGTCCAGCATGAGCGTGACTGACACCTCCGGGGACGGCCCGGTGCTGGCGATCGACGTCGGCGGGACGAAGATGGCGGTCGGGGCGGTCGACGCGCGCGGGGAGGTTCTGGCCTCCTTTCGGGTGCCGACGCCGGTGGGGGCGGGGGCGGACGGCGAGGTGCTGTACGCCGCGCTGCTCGACGCCGTCGACCAACTGCCCTACGAGCGCGGCGCGTTTCGGGCGGTGGGGGTCGGGTGCGGGGGTCCGATGCGGTGGCCTGCGGGGGAGGTGTCGCCGTTGAACATCCCCGGGTGGCGCGGGTTTCCGTTGCGGTGGCGGCTGGAGGCGGACTTCCGGCGGGATGTGCGGCTGCACAATGACGCCATCTGCCTGGCCGCCGCCGAGCACTGGCAGGGTGCCGGGCGCGGGGTGGCGAACATGCTCGGCATGGTCGTCTCCACTGGCGTCGGGGGCGGCCTGATCCTCGGCGATCGGCTCATCGACGGCGCCAAGGGCAACGCCGGGCACATCGGGCACGTCATCGTGGACCAGGAAACGCCTTGCGCGTGCGGTGGGACCGGCTGCCTGGAAGCTGTCGCGAGCGGTCCGCGTATGGCCGCGTGGGCGGCGGCGCAGGGGTGGCGCGTCGGCGAGAAGAGCCGCACCGGCAAGGACCTCACCGACGACGCCCGCGCCGGCGACGGCATCGCCGAGGCCGCCTTCACCCGCGCCGGTACCGGGCTCGGCATCGCGATCGCGGGGGCGGCGGCGATGTGCGACCTGGAGTTGGTGACCATCGGCGGCGGCATCGTGCAGGCGGGGGAGCTCCTCTTCGAGCCCTTGCGCGCCGCGCTCCACCGGCATGCGCGGCTGGACTTCACCAAGAATCTGAAGGTGGTCCCGGCCGATCTGGGGCAGGACGCCGGACTGGTCGGTGCGGCGGCGCTGATCCTGCGCGGTGACGCCTATTGGTCGGCGGATCGCGTCGACTGATCAGCGAACCATTGACTCAGCGAACCATTGACTCAGCGAACCATCGACCACAAACAAAACGCCGCAGCCGCCCGGGAATCCCGAGCGGCTGCGGCGTTCGTGCCATTGTCTTCTTCAGCAGTGTCCTTAGTTGTGCGCACTAAATACTGCGCCCAACAAAAGGAACCGCTAGTGCGCCAGCGCCGGTGCCTCCACGTCAGGGGAGCCCTGCTTCGCGGCGCCCGAGGGAGCCATCGAGCGCAGCTTGTGCTCCTTCAGGAACCAGCTGGCGAACCACGCGATCAGGCTGAGCGCGGCGCCGAACAGGAACACCGTCGACAGCGCCTGCGTGAAGGAGTGGATCAGCACGTGCTGGACGGGCTGCGGCAGCTTGGACATCGCGCCCTCGCTCTGCAGGATCGCCATGCCGTGCTCGCGGACCGGCGCCATGGCCGGGCTCGGGCCGGCGTTGGTCTTCAGGTGGCTGGTGAGCTGGTTGGTCAGGATCGCGCCCATGACCGCCGCGCCGAAGGTCTGGCCCAGCGAGCGGAAGAAGGTCGAGGACGTGGTCGCCACGCCCATGTCCTTCATCTCCACCGCGTTCTGCACGGCCAGGATCAGCACCTGCATCGTCGCGCCGAGGCCGAGGCCCACGATGAACATGAACAGCGCGCCGGTGAAGAAGGTCGTGTTCTCGTCCATGGTGGTCATCAGGCCGAGGCCGATGGTGGTCACCGCGATGCCGGCGATCGGGAAGAACCGGTAGCGGCCGGTCCGGCTGATCAGACGGCCGGAGCTGATCGAGGTGGTCAGCAGGCCGACCATCATCGGCAGCATCCGCAGGCCCGCCTTGGTCGGGCTGTCGCCGTTCACGACCTGGAAGTAGAACGGGATGTACATCATCGCGCCCATCATGACCATGCCGATGAGGAAGCCCATGATGCTCGAGACGCGGAACACGTCGCCGCGGAACAGGCGCATCGGCAGGATCGGCTCGGGCGTGCGGATCTCCCACAAGACGAAGCCCACCAGGACCACCACGCCGACGATCGCCAGGCCGATGATGACCGGGGAGCCCCACGCGTACTGCTGGCCGCCCATCTGCGCCGCCAGCAGCAGGCACACCACGCCGGCCACGACCAGCGTCGCGCCGATGTAGTCGATGGTCGCCTTCACCCGCCGCTTGGGCAGGTGCAGCACGGCGCTGATGACGAACAGCGCGATGATGCCGATCGGCAGGTTGACGTAGAACACCCAGCGCCAGCCGGTGATGCCGATGATCGAGTTGTGCTCGGTGAAGATGCCGCCGAGCAGCGGGCCGGCCACCATCGCCAGCATGAACACGCCGCCGAACAGACCTTGGTACTTGCCGCGCTCGCGGGGCGGGACCACGTCGCCGACGATGGCGAACGTCAGGCCCAGGATGCCTCCGGCGCCCAGGCCCTGCAGCGCGCGGAAGGCGATGAGCTCGTTCAGGTTCTGCGACAGGCCGGACAGTGCCGAGCCGGTCAGGAACAGCACGATCGCCGTCATGTACAACGGCTTGCGGCCGAACAGGTCGGAGAGCTTGCCGTAGATCGGGGTCGCGGCGGTGGACGCCAGCACGTAGGCGGTGGTCACCCACGGCATGCGCGCGAGGCCGTTCTGGCCGCCGATGTCACCGATGATCGTGCGGATCGCCGTGCTGACGATCGTGTTGTCCAGCGAGGCCAGGAGCAGGCCCAGCATCAACGAGCCGAAGACCACCAGGATCTGCTTGTGGCTCATGGTGGAGCCCTCAGCGACTTGTGGCGCTTGAGGGCTCGCTATCTTCCCGGGGAGTTCAGTGGTGGCTTCACTCATTATTTGCTTCCGTCTTCCGTTGTGGGGCCGTTCTTAGCGTCTTGGTTCTTGGCGATGATGGCGGCGAAGTCCTCGACATAGCGGGTCATCAGCCGGGTCAGGGTCCGCAGGTCCTCCGGATCCCAGTGCTCGAAGCCCTCGCGCATCGCGTCGATGCGCTGCTGCCAGAAGTCCTTGATGTGCTTGTGGCCGAGCTCGGTCAGGTGGAGCTGCGTGGCGCGCCGGTCGGAGGGGTCTGCGACTTTCTCCACGAGGCCGTCCGCCTCGAGGTGGGCGACGTGGCGGGACACGGTGGACTGGTCCAGGAACAGCTCCTTGGCCAGGTCGCTGGAGCGCACCGGTCCGCAGCGGGAGAGCATCCCCAGCGCGGCGAGCTGCCCGCCTTCCGGTTCCTTGCGGGACCGCATGATCCGCTGGAAGAGCATGCCCATGCTCTTGCCGAGCTCGCTGTACTCCTCGTCGCTCAGAGGCTCGGCGCGCCGCTGGTCGCCAGTCATCGGTCTTCTCGTCTCCTGAGATATGTGGTTGCTGCAAGCATATACCTGGATGCATGCGCCATGCAAGTAGTTTGCGGAGGCGGCGCACGAGGCCCGCGGTGACCTGCCAAACTGGGATCATGTCAATTGCGACTGTGACCTTGGAAGACGTCGAGCGGGCTCGTGACCTGCTGGAAGGCGTCGCGCGGCGCACCCCGCTGGAGGGCTCGCGGAGCATCTCGGAGCGGGTCGGGGGACACGTCCACCTCAAGTGCGAGAACCTCCAGCGGACCGGGTCGTTCAAGATCCGCGGGGCGTATGTGCGGATCTCGAACCTGACGGCGGCCGAGCGGGCCAACGGTGTGGTCGCGGCCAGCGCCGGCAACCACGCGCAGGGCGTGGCGCTGGCGGCGTCGCTGCTGGACAGCAAGTCGACCGTGTTCATGCCCGAGCGCGCGCCGCTGCCGAAGGTGGCCGCGACCGAGGCCTACGGCGCGCACGTGCGTTTCGCCGGGCACACCGTGGACGAGGCGCTGATCGCCGCTCGGGCCTTCGCCGCCGAGACCGGCGCCACCTTCATCCACCCCTTCGACCACCCCGACGTGATCGCCGGGCAGGGCACGGTCGGGCTGGAGATCCTGGAGCAGTGCCCCGAGGTGCGGACCATCGTGGTCTCGGTCGGCGGCGGCGGGCTGCTGGCCGGGGTCGCCGCGGCGGTGAAGGCGGTCCGGCCGGACGTGCGGGTGGTCGGCGTACAGGCGGCCGGCGCCGCGGCGTATCCGCCCTCGATAGCCGCCGGCAAGCCGGTGCAGCTGGCCGGGATGGCGACGATGGCGGACGGGATCGCCGTCGGGCGTCCCGGCGACCTGCCGTTCGATCTCATCACCCGGCACGTCGACGAGATCCGCGTGGTCTCCGAGGAGTCGCTGTCCAAGGCCATGCTGGCGATGCTGGAGCGGGCCAAGCTCGTGGTCGAGCCGGCCGGCGCCGCCGCCGTCGCGGCGGTGATGGACGACGCGCGGTCCTTCGACGCCCCGGTCGTCGCCGTCCTGTCCGGCGGCAACATCGACCCGCTGCTGATGATGCGCATGATCCGCCACGGCCTGGTCGCCGCCGGCCGCTTCCTGGCCCTGCGCCTGCGCATCCCGGACCGCCCCGGCGCGCTGGCGAAGCTCCTGAGCGAACTCGGCGAGGCGGACGCCAACGTGATGGACATCGAGCACCTGTGGACCCGGCCCTCGCTGGCCTTCGGCGAGGTCGAGGTGGCGCTCCAGCTGGAGACGCGCGGCATCGCGCACGCCGAGACGCTGATCTCGCGGCTGCGGGCGGCGGGGTACCAGCCGGAGCCGACGTCGTTCTAGGGCAGAGCGCTCCGCAACCGCCGCCGGGTATACCCAGCGGTCCCGCCGACAGCCAACCCGACGCTCCGCGAACCCACCCGCAATTCATCCATTCGGCCTACCACCGGTGATCATCCGCCCACCGGCTGTCGGACCCCTCCTCTACGGTCGGTCTATGGCAGCAATCGAGGCCGAGGGTCTGGTCAAGATCTACGGCGGAGGCAAGAAGAGCAAGGAGGTCCGCGCCCTGGACGGCGTGGATCTCGCGGTGCCCGAGGGCACCATCCTGGGGCTGCTCGGGCCGAACGGCGCGGGCAAGACCACCGCCGTGCGCGTGCTGACGACCCTGCTCAAGCCGGATGCCGGGACCGCGCGGGTGCTCGGGATCGACGTCCTGGGCAAGCCCAACGAGGTGCGGCGGGCGATCGGGTTGTCCGGGCAGTACGCGGCGGTCGACGAGAACC
This window harbors:
- a CDS encoding ROK family protein — translated: MSVTDTSGDGPVLAIDVGGTKMAVGAVDARGEVLASFRVPTPVGAGADGEVLYAALLDAVDQLPYERGAFRAVGVGCGGPMRWPAGEVSPLNIPGWRGFPLRWRLEADFRRDVRLHNDAICLAAAEHWQGAGRGVANMLGMVVSTGVGGGLILGDRLIDGAKGNAGHIGHVIVDQETPCACGGTGCLEAVASGPRMAAWAAAQGWRVGEKSRTGKDLTDDARAGDGIAEAAFTRAGTGLGIAIAGAAAMCDLELVTIGGGIVQAGELLFEPLRAALHRHARLDFTKNLKVVPADLGQDAGLVGAAALILRGDAYWSADRVD
- a CDS encoding MDR family MFS transporter — protein: MSEATTELPGKIASPQAPQVAEGSTMSHKQILVVFGSLMLGLLLASLDNTIVSTAIRTIIGDIGGQNGLARMPWVTTAYVLASTAATPIYGKLSDLFGRKPLYMTAIVLFLTGSALSGLSQNLNELIAFRALQGLGAGGILGLTFAIVGDVVPPRERGKYQGLFGGVFMLAMVAGPLLGGIFTEHNSIIGITGWRWVFYVNLPIGIIALFVISAVLHLPKRRVKATIDYIGATLVVAGVVCLLLAAQMGGQQYAWGSPVIIGLAIVGVVVLVGFVLWEIRTPEPILPMRLFRGDVFRVSSIMGFLIGMVMMGAMMYIPFYFQVVNGDSPTKAGLRMLPMMVGLLTTSISSGRLISRTGRYRFFPIAGIAVTTIGLGLMTTMDENTTFFTGALFMFIVGLGLGATMQVLILAVQNAVEMKDMGVATTSSTFFRSLGQTFGAAVMGAILTNQLTSHLKTNAGPSPAMAPVREHGMAILQSEGAMSKLPQPVQHVLIHSFTQALSTVFLFGAALSLIAWFASWFLKEHKLRSMAPSGAAKQGSPDVEAPALAH
- a CDS encoding MarR family winged helix-turn-helix transcriptional regulator, giving the protein MTGDQRRAEPLSDEEYSELGKSMGMLFQRIMRSRKEPEGGQLAALGMLSRCGPVRSSDLAKELFLDQSTVSRHVAHLEADGLVEKVADPSDRRATQLHLTELGHKHIKDFWQQRIDAMREGFEHWDPEDLRTLTRLMTRYVEDFAAIIAKNQDAKNGPTTEDGSK
- the ilvA gene encoding threonine ammonia-lyase, with product MSIATVTLEDVERARDLLEGVARRTPLEGSRSISERVGGHVHLKCENLQRTGSFKIRGAYVRISNLTAAERANGVVAASAGNHAQGVALAASLLDSKSTVFMPERAPLPKVAATEAYGAHVRFAGHTVDEALIAARAFAAETGATFIHPFDHPDVIAGQGTVGLEILEQCPEVRTIVVSVGGGGLLAGVAAAVKAVRPDVRVVGVQAAGAAAYPPSIAAGKPVQLAGMATMADGIAVGRPGDLPFDLITRHVDEIRVVSEESLSKAMLAMLERAKLVVEPAGAAAVAAVMDDARSFDAPVVAVLSGGNIDPLLMMRMIRHGLVAAGRFLALRLRIPDRPGALAKLLSELGEADANVMDIEHLWTRPSLAFGEVEVALQLETRGIAHAETLISRLRAAGYQPEPTSF